Below is a window of Vibrio gazogenes DNA.
TACGATTGCAGAGCCTGCATTGACAGCGGTTGCCGCTGAAGCTGCAAAGGTCGCAGCATCGGGTGGTGTGATTGAGATGACTGCGCAATCGATGAACGACTACACCATGGGATTGCGATTAACAGTGGCCTTGTCGGTTGGTCTTGCCATCGTTTTAGGGGTTTTGAGAATCCTGAGGGGGTGGTCGATTCATTTGATGATTATCTGTGGTTACTCGTGTGTCATGATCCTGACTGTTTTCGCACCTGAAACCATTATCGGGATTGCTTATGATTCAGGTGGTGTGACAACGTCGACGATTACGGTTCCTTTAGTCACAGCGTTAGGGGTTGGACTGGCTTCTTCGATTAAAGGGCGTAATCCGATGGTGGATGGGTTTGGATTGATCGCATTTGCATCGTTGCTCCCGATGATTTTTGTGATGATTTACGGGATGGCGATAGCATGATAACCATTGCTCATTTTCTTCAGGTTTTATGGACCACGATTTTGGATGTATTGCCGATTGTGATCATTTTGTTTGTATTCCAGTTGGTCATATTGCGTAAGCCTGTTGCCCGTTTATCCCATGTGATTCTTGGGTTCGGATACGTCATTCTGGGATTGTCTC
It encodes the following:
- a CDS encoding DUF1538 domain-containing protein; amino-acid sequence: MKAFIALLRVMLESFKDLLPIILVIAFFQLIILQQPLPDLISILGGLLFVVLGLTFFIFGLEMGLFPIGESMAQALAKKGSLLGLLGFAFCLGFGTTIAEPALTAVAAEAAKVAASGGVIEMTAQSMNDYTMGLRLTVALSVGLAIVLGVLRILRGWSIHLMIICGYSCVMILTVFAPETIIGIAYDSGGVTTSTITVPLVTALGVGLASSIKGRNPMVDGFGLIAFASLLPMIFVMIYGMAIA